GGCAGGAATCCTAAGTCTCTCCTGGCCAGGAGAGCCCTTGGCTGAGTGCAACATTGTATGGCACCATGTGCAGTCTCCCTCTGCTCCTAGCAGCTGTCACTGCCTGGCCAAGCAACACTCCCCTGCTCCAGGTGGCGATGAGGTCTCCTGGCTGAGAACTCCAGCCCAGGCCTCACCCAGAAGTGCAAGCATGATTCAGCAGTGGTGGGAGGTGGAGCAATGGGGTGGATTGTATCAGAGTTGCAGCTCATTcatccctcttcctccccaaaaGCCTGGTCCCATCTGAGACACTAGCCTGCCCCCAGCAGGCCTGGGCAGAGGGAGCAGAACAAGTGGAAttgagattagggtgaccagatgtcctgattttatagggacagtcctattttgggtctttcttatataggctcctattacccgccacccccacccccgtcctgatttttcacatttgctgtgtggtcaccctaATTGAGATTGACCATCCCAGCAAGtagggaggggggcagcacctATTCCCTTACATGGGGTGTCAGCTGAGAGTCAGTGAAGGGCTGGACTggcagccccagccagagacTCTGCCCTGGCCTGGCTGCATTTGTCCTGGGGCCCTGGTTCCCCCTAAGGCTCCATATAGCAgcctgtggggctgggcagctgccctgcccctgcccctgcagaaCAGCTGCTGGGCTCCTCAGGCAgcttggggctgggctcaggcccTGGCGCGTCCTGCTTGGCCCCGGCACATAGCTGCGTTCCAGAGATTAGGGCTGGAATGTGCTTGGACGGCAGGGCTGTTGACTTTCCTGATACGGCACCCAGTGtatggggtgggtgggagagacTGGCTCCAGGACAGGCTCTTTCCCACCATCTGGAGAGAGCCTGGTCCCCAGCTGCAGCCAAGGCAGCGGCAGCTTCTTTTACAATCCTGACCCACCATGTTCTCGTCTagcctcctctcctgcccccaaatccAACTGCCCTGACCGTGCAGAATGGGCCTTGGcccagggagggggtttgggtggggtagggaggggcTGACATGCTGAATCTGAATGCCCCTGACCAGAGCTGACCCCACAGTGCCCCAAAAGCTGAAGGGATCCAGTCTTGGAATagcagaagcaggcactgggtgtggggaggggaagccatGTCTGGAGCCATCCCCACCACACAGCGTGTGAAGTCTGACCATCCCTCAAAGGAAATTCCAGCAGAGCTTCCTTCCCCTGGGGTAAGGGCCTTCTGAAAAGGCAgccctgagctgggggaggggctataCTGAGTGAGGGagcacatccctctgccctgcaccttgccAGAAGGCAGAAAGTCTCCAATCAGTGCCCCTGACAGTCAGCTCTAGGGTGgggcctccccagggctgggaaaTGCTGCTGTACACTGGATCAGCAGCCAGGGAACTGTAGGAGAGCCTCCCTCTTGCTACTGGTGCTGGCATGTCCCatgctgtggggagctggctgctgggagtgTCTTTGGAGAGACCCTGTTGGGCtggtgctgggcactggggggtgcTCAGTGACCCACTGCAGTGCTGTGATGGGCAGAGTGATGGGTGGGTGGCTCCATGGAGTGTTTCTCTGTGTGCAGTGATTGGTCTGTGGGTGGAACCTGGGTGCTGGGCTTCCCTCTGCAGGCTCAGACCGCTCCCAATCTGACTAAATGCAGGATGGGCTGTGGGTGGGTTGGCCCCAGCTCTTATTGCTGTCTGCTCCCAGCCAGGGGATGTATGGGGCTCCCTCTATCTGGAAGGTCCACCAGGTGGGGCCAGCCCTGTCATGGTGTGTGCCCCTTGCAGAccctggggaagggggacacaACCTGGCAGCAGCACTTACACTGGGGCtcagagctgcaggggagggaggagcactgCCATGCTCTCCCCTCTGGAGAGaacagggtgtgggggtgcaTGCAGGATGCTGTGCTGGGGACTAGGCTCAAGAGCTCAATGAGCACAGGATCTCCTCCCTGCTGGCTTGATGAAATCTTGAGCTGGATGGGAGATGCTCAGCACCACAATCACAGGCCCAGGGCTCTCCTCCCCACCAGGAAATGGGCCTAGAGCATGTGTGCCTCTGCTGGGAGTGGACAGGGCTTTCCAGCTGTACCTGTGTAGTGGTGCAAATGCAGATCCTTCCTTGCCTGGCCTGGGTGCCCACTGCTCGTGGGGCTGGCTTGCGGGGAGGATGCTGCAACCCCTCTGACCAGCCCCAGCAcatgctgctcctgctctggggagACCTAGCCTTGGGACTGCAGAACAGAGCTGCCTCCTGCAAGCAGGGGAGGTCTTTCCCTGGCCTTTGGCAGGTGTGCCCCAGTGTAGTAGAGACCCCCAAactcagagcagggggggaaTGTTCTCTGGGCAGCCTCTAATCCACAGCTAGCCAGGATCAACTCTGCCCTGGGATGCCCAACAGTGGCCAAAGGGGCTGGGCCCTTAGTGCCAGTTAAGTCTGGCTGATGGCTCCTGGCTCCCCCAGCCTCTGTGTTGCTATGTCATGGCTCAGACTGTAGAGGGCACCACACTCACCTGCCCTGTCTGTGTTGGCCCTGCAGACACTGCACCGTTGCCATGGCAAACAGGGGACCAGCCTATGGACTCAGCTGGGAGGTTCAGCAGAGGATCGACAAGCAGTACGATCCAGAGCTGGAGCAGATGCTCACCCAGTGGATCCTGGCGCAGTGTGGGGACATCCAGTCACCTGAGCCCGGGAAAGAGAAATTCCAGGAGTGGTTGAAAGATGGCACAGTAAGTATCACTGGGGTTGGAGGATCCCCCGTGTGCCCCACCAGCTTGGGCTTTCTCACATGAGCTGGGGTGTCCCTTCCCCTCCAgagagctggagccccaggcaatTCCCCCTCCTTGATGTGGCAGTGAGATACAAGCATCCTCCAGGGTCTCTGTGTGGGGGCAGCACAGCTTTACAGACCAGAGGCACCAGGTCCTCCCTACTGCCCCTGGAGCCTCccccagcagggctggagcactccAGGGCACACGCTGGCTATGCTGAGCTAACACTGGGTGACTCTGCCCCGAAGGAACTCCTGCAGATGGTCCTGTCCCCAGATACAGGGTGCTGTGGAGACTGCCATTGAGACTAGCCTAGAACACTGGCTGAGTCCTGGGTTTATCCTTGTCCTTCCTGCCCAGGTGCTCTGCAAACTCATCAACAGCCTCTACCCAAAGGGCCAGGGGCCTGTCGCCAACACTGATCCCTCAAACAAGGCCTTCAAGCAGATGGAACAGATCTCCCAGTTCCTGCGGGCTGCTGAGCAGTATGGCATTGCACCCACTGACATCTTCCAGACTGTGGACCTCTGGGAAGGTAGGGagagctcgggggtggggggaagggttggcCTGGCACATAATTGTCCTGGCTCCTGTGGTAGGCTTAACCCCTAGCATGGGGATGAGCAGGGAACCTCTGAGTTAGAAGCTCCACATGAGCGGCCTGCTCTAGatccagcccttgcactgtgcAGAAATCCAAACTCTCCCCCTTCATGGGGTCTGGCTTCATCAGCAGAAGGCTGTCTCCCCAGGTTCTGCTTATCCTGGGGATCCTCCTCCAAGGTGACTCAGCCCATGCCCTAGATCTTCTCCCACATCCCTTGTATCTGGGTGGGGCAGTGGGTCTCCTGCCTCTGAGTTAGCAGAGCTCATTTGACCCTTTCCCAGCAGGCTCCACAGCTGCTAGCGGGGGTCAGCAGATGCTTCTGCTGAATGCAGCCAGCCTGGCACATCCAAAGGCTGTGCTTGGACCCAGGAAAGGGGGATGGTATTGCCACCATTCTCTGGAATGGCTACTTATCTTGAACCCTGGCCAGggctctgccccagagagcttgggGGTGAGATGAGCGGCAGGCCCCACTGGCAGGTAGGATTGGGTTACTGACCCCCTCCAAGTGCTGCCTGGGCTCGCTGCAGAGGCTGGGCTCTGTGCTGAATACACCTAGGTCAGACCACAGCACGTCACTCACAGGCTCTCTGCCCTGCCAGGAAAGAACATGGCCTGTGTGCAGAGGACCCTGATGAATCTGGGGGGCTTGGCTGTCACAAAGCAAGATGGGTTGTTTGTTGGAGACCCCAACTGGTTCCCCAAGTAAgtagctcttgaacttctgagaGTAACAGAAAACCAGCCCCTCAGGCCAGAGTGGTGGGTGGTCAGGCCAAGCAGGCGTGGCCCAGCCCAGGGTGCAGTCGGGTTTGGGTCTTCCTGTTTCTAGCTGACTTGAAGCCACTGGAAGTGGAGCTGGGCAGCCTTGCTGTGCAGGAGccacctctcccagcaggaggacTCTAAATGATGCAAGCACCTTCCAGTgctctgctgccccctctcccccagcctgcaAGAGGGACTTGGGCTCAGACTGTGACTGGCTTGGGGACTTGGCTACATGGAAGCAAAGTGACTTAGGTCTCTCCCACTCTACAGAGGGACAGGATGTCTGCTCATCCAGCCTGACTGTCCTGAAAGGTCCTGTGGTGTAGTCAATACAATGAAGGCAGAGCTGTCACTGGGCCCCACTCAGCTTCCCTTCCACAGTGCAGTGTGAGCCACTCCTCTTCAATGCTGCCTAGCCATTAGGTGCCACCCAGGTGCTTTCCCTGTGACCTCTCCGGTCTGACTCATGTTTTCCTCACCCCCAGGAAATCCCAGGAGAACCGCCGCGACTTCTCTAAAGACAAGCTGAAGGAGGGTCAGAATGTGATTGGGCTGCAGATGGGCACCAACCGGGGTGCATCGCAAGCAGGCATGACAGGCTATGGGATGCCACGCCAGATCCTCTGATCAGCCCAGCTTGGCAGCACTCCCTCTCCaccatcccttccccctcctctctaggGTTTAATATATTTGTCTACAGTCTAGAAAATTGGGGAGTGGTGCCTTGAACACCCCCTGCAAACCACCACAGTGAAACCTGCCAGGGCCTCGTGCCCTGAAAGTCTGCATTCAAAGCTCCCCATCCCAGCACCTGGGGGGGGCCCTAGCACCCAGTGTGCAACACTGGGGACAAGACCCAGAACTCCCCCAAACTGTTACAGAACTAGGGTGTAGGGACCAAACTCCATTTCCATACAGACCAAATGACTGTCTAGACTGACATTGGGACCAATCaaggctgccccctcccacccttccaTCAAAGCCAAGTGCCAAAGCCATGGCTGCTAGCTGCTAGCCAGATCTCTCctccctggggcttggggctcTGTCTGAAGCAGCAAACCCACTTCTTGCATTCCAGATACCCAGGCCAGTGGCTCTTGCTGATCTGTCAATAGTCTTAGGACCAAAAATCTCCTTTGCAGGGCTCGGTCTAGCTGGTCAGCTGTAAGACCTGCTAGCAAGTGTCTTGTGTCTAATCCTGCGCTTGTGCTGCAGAGCTTTCTGTATTGTCTCAGAGTAACTCTCCTGTGCTAGTAACGAAACATGTAACATGATCCAGGCTCCAGTAGCTGGGATGGAGGCAGAATGCTGCCCAGCTGGGGCTGTGAAGAAAGGGCTGCAATACCCTGCCCTGTTGACCCTGGGACTTGGGACAGGGCATTGTCAGCCAGCTGATGGTCTGCCCTCAAGGTTAGGAGCAGCTGTGTGCTGGGCTCTCCCCATGGGTGGAGGAGCTAGGAAGTGCATTGCACCTGGAGCTAGCCCCACTGTTACAACAGCATTGCTCCTGGCTGACTTGTGGCTTGACCCTAACCCTAGCTGGTCCAGCAGTGCTGCATGACCAGCTCTGGAGCTGGGCCATAGCTGTCACCTGTGCTCTGATGACTTTGACTGTGGAATGTATCTCTGAGGTCACCAATCAGAATAAAGGTCACCCAAATCTTGTTTATAACCCTGAGTCCTTGTGTGTGATGAGAAGCCCGGCACaaagcagtgtggggagggacactAGGCAGCTCATGCAGGGTTGGCTCAGCTGGCAATTCTCGCAGATGCTGTTGGGGCAGCAAAGAGTGAAATGACAGTGCAAGtgaacaggcacccctcccccccacacacaatctgCGGGAAAGGGGAGCACAAAGGGATAGTGCCTGGGCTGTGTTCAGGCTCAGGTCCCTTTGTGCTGGAGGGAGAATGAGTTGGTGGAGACCAGCTGGCTGCTCC
Above is a window of Chrysemys picta bellii isolate R12L10 chromosome 20, ASM1138683v2, whole genome shotgun sequence DNA encoding:
- the TAGLN2 gene encoding transgelin-2 is translated as MANRGPAYGLSWEVQQRIDKQYDPELEQMLTQWILAQCGDIQSPEPGKEKFQEWLKDGTVLCKLINSLYPKGQGPVANTDPSNKAFKQMEQISQFLRAAEQYGIAPTDIFQTVDLWEGKNMACVQRTLMNLGGLAVTKQDGLFVGDPNWFPKKSQENRRDFSKDKLKEGQNVIGLQMGTNRGASQAGMTGYGMPRQIL